A window of Schistocerca serialis cubense isolate TAMUIC-IGC-003099 chromosome 1, iqSchSeri2.2, whole genome shotgun sequence genomic DNA:
gcGCCAAACACTAGCTGTCTTACATAgtcgttgccgatcgcagcactgcattctgcctgtttacacatatctgtatttgaatatgcatgcctataccagtttctttggcgcttcagtgtagtttccgATATTGGAAGGGTCTGCGAGATGGCACTTCGCCAGAATATAGGAATATGGAAGGAGAGCTGAAAGAAAGCGGCATTGACCGCCtcataatctttcattttcatACGCTATACACTGCTTTGTAGGCCAACACCTCAACCCCTCATCACTCAACTCCTCCCATTTAGTCCCTTACAATTTATGCTCTTTTTACTTTGGTCATGAAATATGTTTGAATGGTGGTGCTCTACTACTGTAATATGTTTACTGAAAACTACCTTTATACACACTATCAGCCTGTAACGTGGTAGACCAGGAAACAATACTACGAAATCATTGATGCCAGAACTGATGATCATCTCGATACAATGGGTGcaaaaagaataaatatttttcaaGTACCTGCTAAAATGCTCAGTCTTGTTTCCACTTGGTTACGAGTTTACAAATGCTTAATGGTCAGGAATTTGACTTGCAGTTCATTATTTTACGTAAATTTACCTTCGTAGAAAATTCCAGAAAAATCCATACGTTATCAGTTCCTGAATCTGCTTTTCTAAACCGTTAAACTCAGAAATGCTAGATGAATACCTTTCAGAGTAAAATAtagattaaatacaaatgacaggaaaaattaatcCTGTAATTAAAATCGAATTAAGAATCActctgatgtgattgtttgcagaaCATGTGTTATTAATCTTCGAATTGAAAATGTACTCTAACCGGCATTTTACAGGCGTCGCTCAATgcgtaatgcaacacacttttatcTCGGTCAATTTCGGCTGAAGAAATGCGAAGTTCGCTATGGGACATTGTGGATAAACCCTCTTCAGCCACTATAATTTCATAAAGTTGCAACAAGGGCGGCGCTATACGTGGGCTTCCAAGTGGCATCTGTAATGTAGTTGCGCTCGAAGCAAAGAGCTTTCATTGAGTTTCTGTtgttggaaaaccagagcatcgcagacattcgtaggcgcttgcagaatgtctacagagacctggcagtgaacaaaagcacgtgaGTCGTTAGGCGAGACGTCTATTCTCATCGTAACAACGTTGCACAAACCAGGCCGATATTCTGCATGCTGGCCGGCCGCACGTAGCTGTGACTCCTAcagcgttggaacgtgcggacattctcaCTCGCCACCACAAAAGTGcaaagaatttctccttctccatggcagTACGAGGTCTTAGAAAAGTCTGCGCACCcaacaggagctcacaaaacttcagtggaccgtCCTTTCCCAACCatcttacagcccggatctcgcaccctccgacttccatctgcttcgGTCAGTGAAGGATACActcagcgggaagcagtacatggatggtaGGGCGGTtaatgatgcagcaagatgttggctctgacgtcgattaATAGAGTGataccatgtgggtacagaggcCCTCCAAGTAAGTTGGTATGAGAACGTCGTATTGAACAGTGATtaagttgaaaaacagggtttagtagtcaaaagagtgggggataatatgatgtactggaatcctgaataaaactaatctgttttcagaaaaaaaaaatgttttgcattagtgACCGAACGCCCCTTATAATTACGTAAAATATTTTCCTCTGTTTTGTAATGTGATATACTGTGTCAAACTTGTTATAAAATCTTAACTTTTGATTATAAGTTCAATTATGTTGTCGTTCTTATAATGCATTGCAAGGTTTCAATGACTGTTTCATAAATAAGTTTGGGTGGGAACGCCTGCCAGTGGAGTTTTTTGGATTTGTGTGTTTCTTTTGAGATAGTTCCAGATATCAGAATCATGGAAAGTTATGCTATGATTTTAGAATGTCAAAATGGACAGTGTTCTTATGAACTGGTGCTAATCCAATTAATAAAAAGAAGTTAAAAAGTACACAATTTTTGCGTTATTAAATATGAAGTTTGTATCCTGGAAATAATTAACACAACTCGCAGAGCTAAGTACAACTTTATAATCAAATTCATTTCGTGTTACCATCCGATGCTATTAACTCACGGTGATGTTCATCAGCTTGATCCAGTTCGACCACCTGGAAATAACAAGTTAAATTTTTTACAGATTTCAAATAACAAATAAGAAATTTCGACTAAACGGATGGTCTCGTTACAAGCTACTGTTTTAACTATTGTAATGTGCTGCTAGCTTCAGTCTATGCGGACCATCTTCTGGAACTGGGCAAAAAGTCGTTTTAGCGTCTTGCTCTCCGATGTATTAAATATAGTTGCCTTAAAATTGACTTAAACAGCAAACACCAGTATTTATGTCAAATGTCGCTAACACACTTGATAACTGGGCAAGTCAGATCTCACGCTGAAAAAGAGGCTAGTAAACTTCTTGCAAGACATGACTAAGTTAGTCTTATTACGCGCTTGGCGCAGGTATTGTGAAAATTTCATATATGCATTGGTGGAAACATATTCCACTTATCTTTGGGCTAGTGCGCTATAGATTTCCAGGGAGCTCACTGACAACCGTCAACGCGCAAAGGTCTGTGGCCAGTTATCAAAACTGTATtagttgcaaataatatatttatttctgtttgaCTATTTAAGTCAGTATGAAGATAACTATATCTAATACATCATAAACCAAAACGATGAAACAACTTTTTGTCCACTACCGGAAGCTGGTCTACATAGATCGAAGTTAGAAGCATTTAAGTGGTTGCTAAGTGTTTGAGTCAGGTTACAAATGCAAAAGATCGGAATGCAATATCTTGTTTGGGTCGAGGAATTTCTTTTTGCACTTAATAAGAGAGGATTTAGCATTATGTAAGCGTTCAAGAGAGCAAAATTTCATTGTTGGATCCAAACTACGGATCTCCTAGGTTAAGAAAACACGTTCTCTCATTTAAATTGTCACTTAATTTAACTTTGGTTGGTACAGGAACAACCATTTGTTGTGCAAAGCTGAAAACACAGACTTACACTTCATCGTAATCGAATCACCATTCCAGAGTATCATTACTGAGGTGTCGCTTTGttgattcatttttttaaaaaattaaatatttaaataaatatatacataacaTATTATGGTTTATTTTTCTCATAAATAATATACCGTACATTAGAGACTAACATTAATGTTGATGAAGTCTTAAAAAACCACACGATGCTGTCTTTATGTTAAAACGTGAGGAACATTTGAAGGTTTTTTTCTCATCAACTCTTTTAGAAACCTAAAATAATAATACTGTCATATGAATATCGAGTTACGTTGATGTTCTGAAAATCATAGCTTTCTCATGCCAATACACGTGAACACCTTTCCATGTCTTAATCTTTCTTAGTAAAAAATTAATCAATTTCACTGTTTCAGTGCAGCACGTGTCGTGCGAGGAAAACACTAACTcaactggaaagagagaaatgaacaaacaagaaaggaaaataattcATTTTATACCTTGATGTTAAATAAATATTGTCGGAAATCGAATGTAAAATTTTTCTTACGCGGCGATACTTTTACTTCGGAGACAAAGGTTAAAACACGACGACACAATCAAACAACGAGGACGCCATATGGCGCtgcatgtgcaaactgttattccTCACGACTGACGCGTGACAAGTCGGTTCTAGATTGCTGCGTAACTGCCTATCAGCCTTGGTAGACATTTAACGTGGAGGTGTTGTTGGAAGAGCGAAGTGGAACTGGACGTGCATTGCCTTCATTGTCTGGGACTAGACGTTTGGAGTGCGGTTCTGAAGCAGCAGTCCAAAGAAACTGATGCTGCGGGAACGGGCACCTGGCGAAAATAAACAAGTGAGAAGCGGCAGGTGAAGGCACACTGGAATAATTGCCCAGTGCTCTCGCAGCAGCCTTTAGTTAAGGGCTTACGCAACCCGTGCTCTTGACGCAGTTGGTGGTGACCTTCAAGAGTAATTGGCGAAAATCTGTGACGGAACAGTGACGCAAatcaggagtaggaattaaaacaagCAGTTCTGCGCGTTTTGTACAAAGAagaactttaataaaaaaaatatgccagTGTGCATTATACTCGAACATCTGGGGCAATACTGCGACACGTACAGTATCCctgcacatttcatttcagaattaaattaaatttttttcatttatggcACTAAAAAGTTACATTGTAACGAAATAAGCACCTCACCATACACAATGATACTCAACGATGAACAAATACTGACGTCCGTCTACGTAATAACAataatcaaatcagtcagaagacggtcgactttttctcttctttaaaaacAGATGGTCTTCGTAAGATGAATTATGATATGAGTGAAACCACAGAAGGAAGCTCTGACAGTACTATTACTTGTACAACATATCATTAATGATTCACTGCGGAAAGCTGATAATGTATTTAATGGAAGAGAGACCTGAAAAATACTGTTTTACTATAATTTTCTATCACAGGAGAAGCAATGATTTCATAAATTTACCGAGTCGGTATGGGGTCTTATAATGGAAGGCAGTAACAGGTATGTGCAAATCACTTTTAATGCAGCCTCATTTTTGAACAGCAATAATTATTTACGACACTGTGCCTTTAGCCCGAGTTGACAGTACGCTTTATGAAGGTTGTTGCATTTTATGATTTGTCAGAAATATTTTCGCAAACAGTCAATCCCTAACGAATAGGCATCAGCAAGTAAGGTCGAAAGAATTCCCATCTTCGTCGTCGATTGACTGATTATAGGGATCGAAAATTAGTTGAACACTAACAAGTGTTATTTTTATCAAAATCAGGCACTTAAAAATTGTTCTTCACTTGGCAAAAATGAAAGAGTCGCTACCAGCCGAAGAGCTGGCTTCGCTCTTAGAGCTGGAATAGGAGCCTCCAGGACCGCCTCCAGCTGAACTAGACGATGACGACTTGCTGGAGCTTCTGCTACCTCCGTGGCCCCCACCAAGGGAACTGGATCCAGACGACGACTGGCTCTGACTAGAAGAGCCGCTGCCTCCAAAACCGTCACTTCCTGACGTGGAACTAGACGACGACTGACTGTGGGACCCACTGGATGAACCTCCACCTCCAAAGACTTCCTGCACAGCTAGATCGAGGGGCATAAGTGCGcctccaccaccagcaccacctccAGAAGTTGATCCAACACCACCATATCCTCCTCCGCCTGCTGGAAGACCACCTCCCCCGCTAAAACCACCGCTGCCACTCTGGCTGGCAGCGTTACTCGATGCCTTACTACCAGAGGAAGAGCCACCTCCAACAGCTCCGTAGCCTCCACCTTGGTTGTAACCATTATAGCCTCCTCCACCTCCGACTAGTCCACCAGATCCAGCAGTGCCTAGGCCTCCACCTCCAAACTCGCCTCCACTGCTGAAGCCACCAGTGCCAGCTTGACTAACAGCGTTGCTTGATGCTTTGCTTCCAGAGGAAGAGCCACTGACACCACCTCCAGGTCCTCCATATCCTCCACCATAATTCAAACCACCTCCTTGGACTCCATACCCTccaccatttgaaccactgcctcCATGTCCAGCACTTCCACCATATCCGCCACCACTGAGGCCTCCTCCACTGTTAAATCCACCACCTAACTGAGTACCAACAGAACTGCTTCCAGCTTGGGATGAGCTCTGGCTACCTGATGCTGCCACACTGCCAACAGAACTGAGACCTCCACCaataccaccaccactactacccccaccaccaccactaccaacaTATCCTGCACCACTGTTGTAATTTCCTCCTGCTCCAccttgtccatatcctcctccataCTGTGCTCCCTGCCCATAGGATCCACTTCCACCTTGAGAAACACCTTGGCTACTCAGTCCTAGTCCACCACTTGGTGCATAGCCACCCACAGTTCCACTTTGCCCTGTTGAACCACTAGCAGCTTGGGCTGAACTCTGGCTCTGACTTGTAGAACTGCCTCCACTTCCACCATATCCACCAACACCATAGTTACCTTGAGAGTATGCTGGGACACCTCCTTGAACCCCTACGGGGCCTCCACATCCCCTTTgacatccaccaccaccaccaccacctcctcctccttggcTGTATCCACCAGCAGCATTTGCTTGTGATTGGGAATTGCTGGATGATCCACCACCTCCAAATGCACTACCACCTCCGTCAGTGACTTCCACAGGCACAAGCACTATATGAGTGGTACCTCCACCTGTACCCTCTCTTCGGCCACCTCCACCACCATACACGCCACCTTCAATGAAATTTGCTTCAGGTCTATAGAACCCTCCTTCATGCTTCTTGTGGAAACCATGAGCGTGTCCATATGGTGGCCCATGCGGTCTAGGTGGAGGACCTTCAAATGGTGGAGGGCCTTCAAAAAGTGGAGGTCCTGGAGGGCCCGcaaatggtgggggtggtggaggtCCTCTGGGTCCTGGAGGTGGTAGAGGAGGTCCTTGAAATTCCCCTACTGATGCAATATAAGGAGATCTGCGCAAGCCATGATTACCGTATGAATTAGCAGAGCTCTGTGCATTACTCGACGCTCCAGAAGACGCCCCGCCAGCATTTGGAGGAGGGGCGGCGTATCCACTACCATATGAGTTAGCAGAGCTCTGAGCACTGCTCGATGCACCAGAAGACGCGCCTCCACCACCACTGCCAGCTGAGCTCTGGGCGTTGCTCGAGGCACCCGACGATGAACCTCCGTAGTTGGGAACGGGTACACCGTAGCCGTTCCCGTAAGAGTTTGCCTGCGCATCACTTGCTGCTCCGGAAGAAGCGCCTCCATATCCCCCGCCACCACTTCCTGAGGAAGCACTGGAGCTTGCAGAAGCGGCGGAgctgccgccgccaccaccgccgaATGGGAAGCCAGCACCAGAGTCGGCATTAGATGCCGATCCGGAGAATCCCGCTGATATTCCGAAGGGTAGAGTGACGCCGGTGCTGTAGCTGTTGCTCGAGGCGCTGGAGCCACTGCCACCGAGCGGCGCGACGAATGGTTTGAGGATGCCGCCAGTGGCAGCGTTGATGATGCCACCCAGCAGGCCTCGCGCTGGCCGAACTGCAGCACAGAAATAAGTGTTATAGTGACAGCGAGAAAAGTCATCATAGTTTACACGTCTGAACTTAAATCACTTTCTTAAATAGAACAACTttgatgcttacaagggaacctccccatcgcacccccctcagatttagttataagttggcacagtggataggccttgaaaaactgaatacagatcaatcgagaaaacaggaagaagttgtgtggaactatgaaaaaaatgagcaaaatatacaaactgagtagtccatgtgcgagaTAGGCAAAATCAacgatagtgtgagctcaggagcgccgtggtcccgtggttagggtgagcagctgcggaaagagaggtgCTAGGTTCAAggcttccttcgagtgaaaagtttaattttttatacagTCTACAGGACAtaaggatcaggcattgtacaattttagtgttGGAGTAGACGTGATTATCAttcctcttgtgcaaccgttagatgtgtttggttttcgccaagtgaaatactttgtgaaaaaattctatgatttttgcgaagctgcacaggtacacagagctgTATTGTTTATGTGATTgcgtgtcaattatcaaagttcaggcactcacacgtaatcaacttcgctctccaaaattccaggacatgttcagatttgcttggagataTGCAGGATTGGacggtctgccggccggagtggccgagcggttctaggcgcttcagtctggaaccgcgcgtccgctacagtcgcaggttcgaattctgcctcggacatggaattgtgtgatgtccttaggttagttaggtttaagtagttctaagttctaggggactgatgacctcagaagttaagtcccatagtgctcagagccacagggaaaactgtgcgactgtgaaactgttgcaatcatttgttgtagtttatatattttttcatcacctttttgggagtgattatcacatccacaagaaaacctatatcgggcaaggtagaagaatctttttacccattcgccaagtgtacaagttaggtgggtcgacaacatattcctgtcatgtgacgcacctgccgtcaccagtgttttcctgtggaggaatcggttgacctatggccttgcgatcaaatattttcggttcccattggagaggcacatcctttcgtctactaatcgcacggttttgcggtgcagtcgcaaaacacagacactaaacttgttacagtgaacagagacgtcaatgaacgaacggacagatcataactttgcgaaaataaactcttcattcgaaggaagacttgaaccaaggacctctggttccgcagttgcttacgctaaacacgggaccacagcgctcctgagctcaccctgtccttgatgttgcctatcttgcgcatggactactcagtttttatattttgcttatttttttcatagttccacacaacttcttcctgttttctcgattgatcagtgttcagtttttcaaggcctatccactgtgccaaataataactaaatctgagtggggtgcgatggggaggttcccttgttagcagcatGAGATACCTGATGTGGACATGTACATTGCACTTGTTGGGGAACGTGGTACGTGACCGACAAGTGGTGTACTTCCGGGTATTAAGCCGAGTTTTTGCTTCAGTTTTACGCATACTTCGACGACCGACTCTGCGGTCTTGTTCAGGTTCCGCGAGTTCTGCTGTTATGTGTGCTCTCTGCCTCGACTCCAACCAACTGAAGAAGACGACtaggtcggtcgtcgaaatattgtgcataatatggaaaaaaaacaacaaacaaatcgTGTGAAGAGCAGTAAGCACACTAATATTCAAATACACTGAGAAAACCCGAGACATAGTGTTACCAACTAGTCGTAACTACTGACTGATTAACTTTGTCGAGAGAAATTAGTGTTATCCCTGCTGCATGGGATTTTAGACAAAAATGTGGAGGTCGTGCTCCTCTTGTAGTATCAGTTCGACATATTATCAAAAATTTCACGCCGAAATATGTAAATGAATATATACTCAACTAGTTTCCTATGAAAATCGCGTAAATCATTGATATGGGAAAAATAAAAGTTATTGCCACAATAAGGAAAGAAGCTAAAGTTTGGTGAGAAAAGTTGCCGCCACTGCAGAAGAGGTTGAAGATTTCACGGTTTGAATTTTATATGTCATGAAGTGCCTCAGGCATAAttaactgaattattcattctttgATGGATGTATCACTGGAAATGATAACAACCGTAAAATTTCTATTTCTGTCCGTGCGgtgtgacctaaagtggaatgaccatataaaattattgtAAAGGAAGCAGGTCCAAGGCATAATCATTGgaagaatgttaagaaatgtagCTCGTCCACAAAAGAGACGGCTCACGAATCACTCGTTCGATCGATATTTGGACACTTAACAGGCATGATTAacaaaggagatagagaaaattAAAAAGCGACCTCGCCTTTCACCACAGGCTGGCTTAGCAAGCGGAAGTGCGTTACAGAAGTGCCTTCAAATTCCACTGCCGGAGGGTCCAAGAGAAAGGATTACTGATAAAAATTCCGATACCGTTCTTTCCAGGAGGTAAATTATTGCCTTCCATGTACTTCTTGCGAAATGAATAAGACTGAAAAAAAGGAGATATTAtagctcatacggaggcttatcTGAAGTAATTTTTCCTGCCTACCATTCGCGAAAGGGTATGATAGGAGGTGGGAGAGAGGATGAGTGATAGGCACCATCCGTCATGCACCGTAATGTAACTACAGAGTGAAGCTATAAATGTGACGATAGTACATTAGCCGGAGACCAGCCATtgctttattcccatgaagtccCAGTCCCGGCCAGGTGGGATCACTTAAGAAAGCACATTGCTGCAGCAATCGTGTATTTTGTAAGAGGACTTAACAACAGTTGCATTTCCAGATGGACGCTTCCATACGTCTTACACTTGGGGATAACGTCAAATGCGTCTTTGGTTGACGAAAAGACTTGAAACTTCACTCTTTGAGATTATAGGAAGTGTTTGCAATGATGATGTAAGTATATTATACGAAACTATTCCGTAGCTTATAACCACTAAGTAAAATGACATGAAAGGCACACAGAATATCTTGATGTGACGACATCTCACTCTGAAGAATGAATCTCACAGAGTTTTGCATAAAGAAAATTAAGTTCGTCGTATTCCTGCAAAGAATTAGTGATACATGCAATGTTCATGTATCGTTTTATAGCTTTAGGTCTTAGTTAAATGTTTTGTAACTTGAGGTCTTAGCTGAATGTCTCGAAATCCACATGTATTGCTGGATGTAGTTGCCCTAGACCTCAAGAGTAACAGAGGTTTATACGCTATAGTTGCAAAAgaagaaatacaaaagaaacactTGCCGTTGTGTTGTTTGACGTTGCGTTATTTAAAAATAGGTGGTATAAAACTTAATACCATAGGATATTATAACACGGAGATTAGTAATCAACACAAGAAAGTGACGATAAAATAATTAGTGACAGGAACTAACAACACTTACATCAAAGAAACGTGCATTGCAGACTGCAGAGGAACAAAAAACTACAATCTGATCAAAAACATGTGGACATCTGTTAGCGGACATGAACTGTGGGATGCGCCCATTCTTCGCCTCTAAgttggcttgaactctgctggggctgCTGTCAGTGAGATGTCTCCGCAGTCTGTAGAGAAACGGCAGCTCATTCTTCTTCGAGAGCTGAAACCAGAAAAGGTCCGGCGCTGGGGCCTGGAGCGATGTTGACGTTCTAACTCGTCTCAaagtgttccattgtgttcaggttgggactctggacaggtaggtccatttcaggaatgttgttgtccacaaaccattgcctcagagatgctgcattatgacagggtgcactgtcaagcTCAAGCTGATTTAGTCAGTGTACCTCTATTGCACGCAGTATACCAGTATACAATGCTAAGATTGTGATCAAATACTTTGCAATTAGCTTTTTCTTATGTGTAATAAGGGGAACACAACCTGTCCAAGAGAAAAGACACTACACCGCAATGCCACATCCTCCGTATTTCACCATTGGTAAgttatgttctccaggcattcgctaaaCCCAGATCCTCCCACCGAATTGCCAAAGAGTATAGCGTGGTTCATCTCTCCAAATCACTAGTTTCCCGTTATCCACTGCCTGGTAGCGTCACTCTTTGCACTACGTGACGCTACGATTAgcattgattacagaaatgtgtggcatttGAGGAGCTGCACGAGCAGACCTTTTAAGCCACACACACTGTGATAGTTGGAGTGCTGGTAGTACTTTGTAATTCACTAGTGATTCGTTCCGCCCATTTCATGCAATTTTACAACCACACTCCTCAGTGCTCAACGATCCCTGTCCTTCAGCACATGAGGTCTGCGTGGTCTTGTTCCAGCTGTGGTTCTCCTTTCGCTTTTGTACTCGTACGTATGATTCGCGTTATCAACAACACACCTGTGCGACTTTAGGATGGATTGAAACGTCCCCGATGGATTTGTTTCTCAGGCGACATCCAACAactagtcaacgttcgaagtcactgcGCTCTCCTGGCCGATCCATTGTGCTGTTGCTGTTTCTCTACCGACAACGCTGTATTCCGTGCATCCTCTTATACTGGCCGATCCGCTTCTCGTGACTTCTAGTGATTAAATTCGCACTGAataggggtgtccgtatacttatTGTCAGAATATATCTTGTAAGCAGAAGAATGTTCAATTGCCTGCGATATTGCCGTGATTTTCGGAAACAGCGACATCGACTTCAAGTGAAGTGACACCGAAACGTGAAACACACATGCTCTTGAACGAAAGTGAAACACATCTACGATCAACATTAGACAAAACTAAGAGAATAAATGAGTTTGCTCAAATGTGAGTTCCAAAGTTATATTTATCGATAGCGAGTTTGGAAGAGTAGCTTCAGGCTGCTTCGCCATTTGCGAGAGTAAATTCTGTATTTGTATGCTGTCCTGTC
This region includes:
- the LOC126472922 gene encoding uncharacterized protein LOC126472922, producing the protein MVGSLVALLLLAAFSRPAVAYPEPHLHLLFGGDAYEQPSVRPARGLLGGIINAATGGILKPFVAPLGGSGSSASSNSYSTGVTLPFGISAGFSGSASNADSGAGFPFGGGGGGSSAASASSSASSGSGGGGYGGASSGAASDAQANSYGNGYGVPVPNYGGSSSGASSNAQSSAGSGGGGASSGASSSAQSSANSYGSGYAAPPPNAGGASSGASSNAQSSANSYGNHGLRRSPYIASVGEFQGPPLPPPGPRGPPPPPPFAGPPGPPLFEGPPPFEGPPPRPHGPPYGHAHGFHKKHEGGFYRPEANFIEGGVYGGGGGRREGTGGGTTHIVLVPVEVTDGGGSAFGGGGSSSNSQSQANAAGGYSQGGGGGGGGGGCQRGCGGPVGVQGGVPAYSQGNYGVGGYGGSGGSSTSQSQSSAQAASGSTGQSGTVGGYAPSGGLGLSSQGVSQGGSGSYGQGAQYGGGYGQGGAGGNYNSGAGYVGSGGGGGSSGGGIGGGLSSVGSVAASGSQSSSQAGSSSVGTQLGGGFNSGGGLSGGGYGGSAGHGGSGSNGGGYGVQGGGLNYGGGYGGPGGGVSGSSSGSKASSNAVSQAGTGGFSSGGEFGGGGLGTAGSGGLVGGGGGYNGYNQGGGYGAVGGGSSSGSKASSNAASQSGSGGFSGGGGLPAGGGGYGGVGSTSGGGAGGGGALMPLDLAVQEVFGGGGSSSGSHSQSSSSSTSGSDGFGGSGSSSQSQSSSGSSSLGGGHGGSRSSSKSSSSSSAGGGPGGSYSSSKSEASSSAGSDSFIFAK